One Capsicum annuum cultivar UCD-10X-F1 chromosome 2, UCD10Xv1.1, whole genome shotgun sequence genomic window carries:
- the LOC107860785 gene encoding ACT domain-containing protein ACR6, whose translation MDDEYAKLIRRMNPPRVVIDNDSSEDATIIQVDSVNKHGILLQVVQVLTDLNLVITKAYISSDGGWFMDVFNVTDQAGNKVRDGEIINYIQKTLENDEVLLPSLRGTVGLMPSEEHTSIELSGTDRPGLLSEVCAVLADLHCNVVNAAIWTHNARAAAVVHVVDDVTDCAIEDPKRLATIKKLLHNVLKGNNDLKTAQMTLSPPGFTHRERRLHQIMFADRDYIKVRRAEQGKVEDLKSRPCITVYDCSEKDYTVITMRSRDRPKLLFDIVCTLTDMQYVVFHGVVHTGKMEAYQEFYIRHVDGLPISSEAERERVILCLEAAIERRTSEGLELELCTEDRLGLLSDITRIFRENSLCVKRAEISTEGGKAKDIFYVTDVTGNPVDQKTVDSIREQVGPNMLHVKWDPFHSAKLPEEGTISYLFGNLFKVRTLQNLKLIGSYT comes from the exons ATGGATGACGAGTATGCTAAACTTATCAGGAGGATGAATCCTCCCAG AGTGGTAATTGACAATGACTCTTCTGAGGATGCAACCATTATCCAG GTTGACAGTGTCAACAAGCATGGAATTCTTCTTCAAGTTGTACAGGTTCTGACGGATTTAAACCTTGTTATCACTAAAGCATACATTTCCTCTGATGGCGGATGGTTTATGGACG TGTTTAATGTGACTGATCAAGCTGGAAATAAAGTCAGAGATGGAGAAATCATCAACTATATTCAAAAG ACTCTTGAAAATGATGAAGTTCTCTTACCCTCTTTAAGGGGAACTGTCGgcttgatgccttctgaagagcACACGTCCATTGAACTAAGTGGGACCGACAGACCTGGTTTATTGTCTGAAGTGTGTGCTGTTCTTGCCGACCTTCACTGCAATGTGGTGAATGCTGCAATCTGGACACATAATGCTAGGGCTGCCGCTGTGGTTCATGTTGTGGACGACGTTACAGATTGTGCAATTGAAGACCCAAAGCGTCTTGCTACAATCAAGAAACTTCTTCATAACGTTCTCAAGGGAAACAATGATTTGAAGACTGCACAGATGACACTTTCACCTCCAGGGTTCACACATAGGGAGAGAAGATTACACCAGATAATGTTTGCTGATAGGGACTATATAAAAGTTAGAAGGGCAGAACAGGGCAAAGTTGAGGATTTGAAGTCTAGGCCTTGTATAACTGTTTATGATTGTAGCGAAAAGGATTATACTGTGATCACTATGAGGTCAAGGGATCGACCTAAGCTGTTGTTTGATATTGTCTGCACTCTGACTGACATGCAGTATGTGGTCTTTCACGGAGTTGTCCACACAGGGAAGATGGAAGCTTATCAG GAATTCTACATTCGACATGTTGACGGGCTTCCAATAAGCTCAGAGGCTGAGCGAGAACGTGTTATTCTGTGCCTTGAAGCCGCTATTGAGAGAAGAACCTCTGAG GGTCTGGAGCTAGAATTGTGCACAGAAGATCGGCTAGGACTACTATCAgatatcactaggatattcaggGAAAATAGTTTGTGTGTTAAAAGAGCAGAAATCTCAACAGAAGGGGGCAAGGCGAAGGATATCTTTTATGTCACAGATGTGACGGGGAATCCAGTGGACCAAAAGACAGTTGACTCAATTCGTGAGCAAGTTGGCCCAAATATGCTGCATGTTAAGTGGGATCCTTTTCATTCAGCAAAGCTACCTGAAGAAGGAACAATAAGCTACCTCTTTGGGAATCTTTTCAAAGTTCGAACCCTCCAAAATCTGAAGCTGATAGGATCCTACACTTGA
- the LOC107860786 gene encoding pentatricopeptide repeat-containing protein At5g14080, with protein sequence MRRSVGEFASVISRALIHASKQSSRSQTWTPELEQTLYHLGCRESLSPTLVARVIDPFLVHHHSLALGFFNWASQQPGFSHDSSTYHSILKSLCITRQFNTLDKLFKQVKAQKIRLHPSLYRSVIASQIIGKKSNLAFSIFTEVPSLASEIGSQTCNSLLAALSSEGNYKCAFQVFDEMNHRGVRLSTLGFGVFLWRYCGFNGLEKTLGLLDEVRKIDFSGINGSVLAVLVVHGLCSESRIAEAVSAFDELRIRECKPDFIAYSIVAEALGNMRNVVDKDLVLKKKRKLGVAPRNNDYKEFTFDLISERLISEAKDLGKVIASGNFPMDDDLLNALIGSVSAIDPGLAIFFLNFMLGRETAPNLVTVTSLSANLYKHGQIDELLEVFQKLSSRNHFTDTHSYNIMVSFLCKAGKVREAYEVLRDMRRKGAVPDIQSYNMLLEACCREDLLRPAKRLWDEMFANGCPGNLETYNILIQKCSEEGEIEDSCRLFHDMGEKGVVPDAFTYTSILKGLCQAKDLKVSLEVFTKCAMQDQALARSVLCTFILSLCKEGYLVPAMELLRDQSSDITLLDSHLILLKFLANADEISLAVEHLKWIQGKSPLMHQALSNEILASIASSSKSDPIFKLFQVMQGNRLNSTNDLGKEMAYR encoded by the exons ATGAGGCGATCAGTGGGGGAGTTTGCAAGTGTAATAAGTCGAGCTCTGATCCACGCATCAAAACAAAGCAGCCGAAGCCAAACATGGACTCCAGAGTTAGAGCAAACGCTGTATCACCTGGGATGCCGAGAATCACTCAGCCCAACACTCGTCGCCCGAGTAATCGACCCTTTTCTTGTCCACCACCATTCTCTTGCACTCGGTTTCTTCAACTGGGCCTCTCAGCAACCTGGATTCTCTCACGATTCCTCCACTTACCATTCCATTCTCAAATCTCTCTGCATTACTCGCCAATTCAACACCCTTGACAAGCTCTTTAAGCAGGTAAAAGCTCAGAAAATCCGCCTCCATCCTTCTCTCTATCGCTCTGTCATTGCTTCCCAGATCATTGGAAAGAAATCCAATCTAGCATTTTCCATTTTCACTGAGGTCCCTTCTTTGGCATCAGAGATTGGATCCCAAACTTGCAATTCACTTCTGGCTGCTTTGTCGTCGGAAGGGAACTATAAATGTGCTTTTCAGGTGTTCGACGAAATGAATCACAGAGGGGTTCGGTTGAGCACTCTTGGTTTTGGTGTGTTTCTGTGGAGATATTGTGGATTTAATGGGTTGGAAAAGACTTTGGGTTTGTTAGATGAGGTTAGGAAGATTGATTTTTCCGGAATTAATGGGTCCGTTCTTGCAGTTCTAGTCGTGCATGGATTGTGTTCCGAGTCTAGGATAGCAGAAGCTGTTTCTGCTTTTGATGAATTGAGGATAAGGGAATGTAAACCTGATTTTATTGCTTATAGTATCGTTGCTGAAGCGCTGGGGAATATGCGAAATGTAGTTGACAAAGATTTGgttttgaagaagaagagaaaactaGGGGTGGCACCGAGGAATAACGATTATAAAGAGTTCACCTTTGATTTGATTTCGGAGAGGCTGATATCCGAGGCTAAAGATTTGGGCAAAGTAATTGCATCTGGGAACTTCCCAATGGATGACGATTTGCTCAATGCTTTGATAGGATCAGTATCAGCTATTGATCCTGGACTTGCTATCTTCTTTTTGAACTTCATGCTGGGTAGAGAAACAGCACCTAATCTTGTTACTGTAACGAGCTTAAGTGCAAACCTTTATAAGCACGGGCAGATTGATGAACTGCTTGAAGTGTTTCAAAAATTGTCTTCTAGAAACCATTTTACCGACACACACAGCTATAATATTATGGTTTCATTTTTGTGCAAGGCTGGTAAAGTGAGAGAAGCTTACGAAGTTCTCCGAGACATGAGAAGAAAAGGAGCAGTTCCCGATATACAATCTTACAATATGTTGCTAGAAGCTTGCTGTAGAGAAGATCTACTGCGACCAGCAAAACGTTTGTGGGATGAGATGTTCGCAAACGGGTGTCCTGGTAATTTAGAGACGTACAATATTCTTATTCAAAAGTGTTCAGAAGAAGGTGAGATAGAAGATTCTTGTAGGCTTTTCCATGACATGGGTGAGAAAGGAGTAGTACCTGATGCTTTTACGTACACTTCAATCCTTAAAGGGCTTTGTCAAGCGAAAGATCTCAAAGTGTCTCTTGAAGTCTTCACCAAATGTGCCATGCAGGATCAAGCCCTTGCACGTTCCGTCTTGTGTACATTCATCCTCAGCCTCTGCAAAGAAG GTTATTTGGTTCCTGCAATGGAGTTACTTCGCGACCAAAGCAGTGATATTACACTTTTAGACTCCCATCTGATTTTACTCAAATTTTTAGCTAATGCCGATGAGATAAGTTTAGCTGTTGAACATTTGAAGTGGATTCAAGGCAAATCTCCTTTGATGCATCAAGCACTAAGCAATGAAATATTGGCATCAATAGCATCTTCTTCAAAGTCAGATCCAATTTTCAAGTTATTTCAAGTTATGCAAGGAAACCGTCTCAATTCTACTAATGACTTGGGCAAAGAAATGGCTTACAGATGA
- the LOC107860788 gene encoding uncharacterized protein LOC107860788, whose amino-acid sequence MTTTTAATHVLLVVSCCFLWLSLSAAAKVSNSHITVMGMVYCDICSNNSFSRHSYFMPGVEVKIDCTFKAMSTRTAELVSVSVNRTTNRYGVYRLEIPSVDGIECAAEKAVGNSCRASLIGSSSSSCNVPGSTRTTTDEITIKAKQANTCIYSLTALNFRPTKKNVALCGN is encoded by the exons ATGACGACGACTACTGCTGCTACACACGTCCTGTTGGTGGTTTCATGCTGCTTCTTGTGGTTGAGTCTTTCGGCAGCAGCAAAAGTGTCCAATTCCCATATCACTGTCATGGGTATGGTTTACTGTGACATTTGCTCCAATAATTCCTTCTCCAGGCACAGCTACTTCATGCCAG GTGTAGAAGTTAAGATAGATTGCACGTTCAAGGCAATGTCTACAAGGACCGCGGAGCTGGTATCAGTGTCAGTGAACAGAACAACCAACAGATATGGAGTTTACAGGTTGGAGATACCTTCTGTGGATGGAATAGAGTGTGCTGCAGAGAAAGCAGTGGGCAATTCTTGCAGGGCTAGCCTTATAGGAAGCTCATCTTCTTCCTGCAATGTACCTGGCTCTACAAGAACCACTACTGATGAGATTACCATCAAAGCTAAACAAGCAAACACGTGCATCTATAGTCTCACTGCTTTGAATTTCAGACCTACTAAGAAAAATGTTGCTCTCTGTGGAAATTAG
- the LOC107860787 gene encoding actin-related protein 2 — translation MDSRNVIVCDNGTGYVKCGFAGENFPTSVFPCVVGRPMLRYEESLMEQDLKDIIVGDDCLKLRHQLDISYPVNNGIVQNWDDMGNVWDHAFYNELKVDPTECKILLTDPPLNPSKNREKMVETMFEKYNFAGVFIQIQAVLTLYAQGLLTGLVIDSGDGVTHVVPVVDGYSFPHLTKRMNVAGRHITSCMVDLLLRRGYAMNRSADFETVRDIKEKLCYISYDYKREYQLGLETTILVKNYTLPDGRVLKVGTERFQAPEALFTPDLIDVEGDGMADMVFRCIQEMDIDNRMMLYQHIVLSGGSTMYPGLPSRLEKEILDRYLDVVLKGNKDGLKKLRLRIEDPPRRKHMVYLGGAVLAGIMKDAPEFWINRQDYLEEGVACLSKCGQA, via the exons ATGGACAGTAGAAATGTCATCGTTTGCGATAACGGCACTGGG TATGTCAAGTGTGGCTTTGCGGGTGAGAATTTTCCCACATCTGTATTCCCTTGTGTTGTGGGGAGGCCAATGCTAAGATATGAAGAATCCCTCATGGAACAAGACTTGAAG GATATTATTGTGGGAGATGATTGCTTGAAGTTGCGCCATCAGTTAGATATATCTTATCCTGTCAACAATGGAATTGTGCAAAACTGGGATGATATGGGTAATGTGTGGGATCATGCATTTTACAATGAACTGAAG GTAGATCCAACAGAATGCAAAATTCTTCTGACAGATCCACCTCTCAACCCATCTAAAAATCGTGAAAAGATG GTAGAAACAATGTTTGAGAAGTACAACTTTGCTGGTGTCTTCATCCAAATTCAAGCCGTTCTAACATTGTATGCTCAAG GTTTGCTGACTGGGCTGGTCATCGACTCAGGTGATGGAGTTACACATGTT GTTCCTGTTGTTGATGGATACTCATTTCCTCATCTCACGAAAAGAATGAATGTTGCTGGACGCCATATAACGTCTTGTATGGTTGATCTGCTACTTCGGAGAGG GTATGCAATGAATAGGAGTGCCGATTTTGAGACTGTCAGGGACATTAAAGAAAAGTTGTGCTACATTAG TTATGATTACAAGAGAGAATATCAGTTGGGGCTTGAGACTACTATTCTTGTTAAGAATTATACT CTTCCAGATGGGAGGGTACTTAAAGTTGGCACAGAGAGGTTCCAGGCACCTGAGGCTCTTTTTACTCCA GATCTTATTGATGTTGAAGGTGATGGCATGGCTGACATGGTATTTCGTTGTATCCAGGAGATGGATATTGACAACAGGATGATG CTCTACCAACATATTGTTTTGAGTGGCGGAAGTACTATGTATCCTGGCTTACCTAGTCG GCTTGAGAAAGAAATTTTGGACCGCTACCTTGATGTTGTTCTGAAGGGGAACAAAGATGGTTTGAAG AAATTGCGCTTACGAATAGAAGATCCACCAAGAAGAAAGCATATGGTGTATCTCGGAGGTGCGGTGCTTGCAGGAATTATGAAG GATGCCCCTGAGTTTTGGATCAATAGACAAGATTATTTAGAAGAGGGAGTTGCATGCTTAAGCAAGTGTGGCCAGGCATGA